Genomic DNA from Sporosarcina sp. ANT_H38:
TACTTGAAACGTAGCATAATACCAAGTACTTGCCGATGAATCACCGGATCCGCCAGAAGTCTCAGTTCTTTTTGTGACAACTTCGGCTGGTACTTTCAGTTTCGGAGAGTTATTATTTGAATTCCACGTTCTGATAGATTTCACAAAAATGAAGATAATAAAACTGAAAACGATAATTGCAACCACGCCGATAAAGATAGGAATAAACGTAAACATTGCATCTCCAAATGGTGAAAACATGTACAAAACCCCCTATGTATATTGAATTGTTGAATAGGTTTAATACGTTTTATTTTCTAAATAGTTTCAAAACTACTTTGATATTTTTCTTGTCTATCTTTATACTATATGAAAGAGAGGGAGATCCGTCTATGAAATACATAAAAATAGTTCTTCAAATCATAGTCTTATACTCTTTTGTCTTGCTTGGGAACTGGCTTCAAGATTTACTTCATTTACCACTTACAGGTAGCATTATTGGACTGTTACTTTTGTTGGCGGCCCTTTCATTAAAATTATTTCGGCTTGAATGGATTGAATCGGGCTCTTACTTCCTTTTATCTTATTTGCCACTATACTTTATCCCTGCGACTGTCGGGGTGATGGAATACGGACATGTCTTTACGGGAAAAGGATTTTTGTTAATACCGATCACAATGATTAGTACGTTTTTGACGATGTGGATTTCTAGTTATACGAGTCAAGCTCTTGCCAAGAAATCAGCTGGAAAGGGGGAAGCTTCATGCAAATAATGATGTATTCTATCCTCTTTGTCATTATAACGATAGCCGTTTATCTTGCTATGAACTTACTATATTTTAAATATCGCAAAGCGTTTTTCATACCCATACTGACAACAACAATTGGCATTATTTTAATTCTCGTTCTTTTCAAAGTCCCATATGAATCGTATATGCTCGGCGGAAAGTGGATTGACCTGTTACTGGGACCAGCGATTGTATCATTGGCCATTCCTTTATATAAAC
This window encodes:
- a CDS encoding DUF2500 domain-containing protein, which translates into the protein MFSPFGDAMFTFIPIFIGVVAIIVFSFIIFIFVKSIRTWNSNNNSPKLKVPAEVVTKRTETSGGSGDSSASTWYYATFQVESGDRMELAVNGPQYGMLADGDVGMLSFQGTRFNGFERVNKAS
- a CDS encoding CidA/LrgA family holin-like protein, translated to MKYIKIVLQIIVLYSFVLLGNWLQDLLHLPLTGSIIGLLLLLAALSLKLFRLEWIESGSYFLLSYLPLYFIPATVGVMEYGHVFTGKGFLLIPITMISTFLTMWISSYTSQALAKKSAGKGEASCK